In the genome of Paenibacillus sp. FSL R5-0766, one region contains:
- a CDS encoding CBS domain-containing protein: protein MNIAFFLLPKQEVTCVTSDSTLRQTLERMEYHRFTAVPILNKEGKYIGTVTEGDLLWYMKNAEGKISFENASKFLLKDVPLRLDIKPVSINANMEDLINLAKVQNFVPVVDDMDRFIGIVRRSQIIEYCEGIVAKESIKAK, encoded by the coding sequence ATGAACATTGCATTTTTTTTGCTACCCAAACAAGAGGTTACGTGTGTGACGTCGGATTCTACGCTGCGACAAACGTTGGAACGGATGGAATATCATCGTTTTACGGCGGTACCCATTTTGAATAAAGAGGGCAAATATATTGGTACGGTTACCGAAGGCGACTTACTTTGGTATATGAAGAATGCCGAGGGAAAGATTTCATTTGAAAACGCTTCAAAGTTCTTGCTCAAGGACGTTCCCCTTAGATTGGATATTAAACCCGTATCCATTAACGCCAACATGGAGGACCTGATTAATCTGGCTAAAGTTCAGAACTTTGTTCCTGTGGTCGATGATATGGATCGGTTCATTGGTATTGTCAGACGGAGTCAGATTATTGAGTACTGCGAGGGCATTGTAGCCAAAGAATCGATCAAGGCGAAGTAA
- a CDS encoding DHH family phosphoesterase, protein MPKFLKKRWHGYYTVWAFILLLLLVMFVTIYNWTLGLISLILASALGIVMIKAELAFRRELNDYINGLSIRIKRMEGEAVSMLPFGIVLYSEDRTVEWHNRFVAEMFQEKTMVGNPLLNMFPKLPQPKEKKDGTKEHSSKELHDEFQLDDRHYGVIHNPQERYVYVYEITELAILRDKYENERLALGILVLDNLDEAAQGMDDQQRTALIARVTSEITSWAKRYEVYLRRLSSDRYLLMLNHKSLQELEQSRFVILDEVREMTADLKVPMTLSVGLAFGSDSISEMGELAQSSLDMALGRGGDQAAVKSGQRLSFYGGKSNAVEKRTRVRARVIAHALRDLMQESDRVLIMGHKIPDMDAIGASIGVWKAASLYNVEARIVLDGINPSIERMMEQVNKDEKLSKAFVSPEQATQMMTEHTLLVVVDTHKASMTMEPKLVQSATRVVVVDHHRRGEEFINDAVLIYLEPYASSAAELVTELLQYIHDKVQFTPLEATALLAGITVDTKHFALHTGSRTFEAAGFLRRSGADTIMIQRLMKEDLSEYIAKAEIIKHAKMVYGNIALAVTDPGSKISQMMIAQVADTLLNMTDVVASFVISERPDGLIGISARSLGRMNVQVVMERLGGGGHLTNAAVQLEGTLGEAEKRLTNVLAEIEKEEGLFE, encoded by the coding sequence ATGCCTAAATTTCTGAAGAAACGCTGGCACGGCTACTATACCGTATGGGCGTTCATACTGCTGCTGTTGCTCGTTATGTTCGTTACCATTTATAACTGGACGCTTGGTTTGATTAGTCTGATACTGGCTTCGGCGCTGGGAATCGTCATGATTAAGGCGGAGCTCGCGTTCCGCCGTGAGCTTAACGACTACATTAATGGCCTATCTATTCGGATCAAACGGATGGAGGGGGAAGCGGTCAGCATGCTTCCATTCGGAATTGTGCTGTACAGCGAAGATCGTACGGTAGAGTGGCATAACCGCTTTGTCGCGGAGATGTTCCAGGAGAAGACAATGGTGGGTAATCCGCTACTTAATATGTTTCCCAAACTTCCTCAGCCTAAAGAGAAGAAGGATGGGACGAAGGAACATTCATCCAAGGAGTTGCATGACGAATTCCAGTTGGATGATCGGCATTATGGAGTTATTCATAATCCGCAGGAGCGGTATGTATATGTATACGAGATTACGGAGCTAGCCATTCTTCGTGATAAATATGAAAATGAACGCCTTGCGTTGGGAATTCTCGTTCTGGATAATCTGGACGAGGCTGCCCAAGGCATGGACGATCAACAGCGTACAGCACTGATTGCCCGAGTGACCAGCGAAATTACGTCATGGGCCAAGCGGTACGAAGTGTACCTGCGCCGTCTGTCTTCTGATCGTTATCTGTTGATGCTGAATCATAAGTCTTTGCAGGAACTGGAGCAGAGCCGATTTGTCATTTTGGATGAAGTTCGGGAGATGACTGCTGACCTCAAAGTGCCAATGACACTCAGTGTTGGACTTGCGTTTGGATCGGATAGCATCAGCGAGATGGGAGAATTAGCACAGTCCAGTCTGGACATGGCGCTTGGACGTGGTGGTGATCAGGCTGCCGTGAAGTCCGGACAACGCTTGTCTTTCTATGGCGGCAAGTCTAACGCAGTGGAGAAACGGACACGGGTAAGAGCCCGCGTTATTGCACACGCGCTGCGTGATCTCATGCAGGAGAGCGATCGGGTGCTCATCATGGGGCACAAAATTCCGGATATGGACGCGATCGGCGCATCCATCGGCGTGTGGAAAGCGGCCAGTCTGTACAATGTGGAAGCACGAATTGTTCTGGATGGAATTAATCCATCGATTGAACGCATGATGGAGCAAGTGAACAAGGACGAGAAGTTGTCCAAAGCATTTGTATCACCGGAACAGGCAACCCAGATGATGACCGAGCACACGTTGCTGGTGGTGGTGGATACTCATAAGGCCTCCATGACCATGGAGCCAAAACTGGTACAGTCTGCTACCCGTGTCGTCGTTGTGGATCACCATCGCCGGGGTGAAGAGTTCATCAATGACGCAGTGTTGATCTATCTGGAACCTTATGCGTCCTCTGCTGCCGAATTGGTAACCGAACTCTTGCAATACATTCATGATAAGGTACAATTCACTCCGCTGGAAGCTACGGCTCTACTTGCCGGAATTACAGTAGATACGAAGCATTTTGCACTGCACACGGGGTCCAGAACGTTCGAAGCGGCAGGCTTCCTGCGCCGTAGCGGTGCGGACACCATTATGATCCAGCGGTTGATGAAAGAGGATCTGTCAGAATATATTGCTAAGGCAGAAATCATAAAGCATGCTAAAATGGTATATGGAAACATTGCGCTGGCGGTCACAGACCCTGGTAGCAAGATTTCACAGATGATGATCGCTCAGGTGGCGGATACATTGCTGAACATGACTGACGTGGTCGCTTCATTTGTGATTAGTGAGCGTCCGGATGGACTGATTGGCATCAGCGCGAGATCGCTGGGGCGCATGAATGTTCAAGTTGTCATGGAACGACTGGGCGGTGGCGGACATTTGACGAATGCTGCCGTGCAGCTTGAAGGAACGCTTGGAGAGGCAGAAAAACGGCTGACGAACGTACTGGCTGAAATCGAAAAGGAAGAGGGGCTGTTCGAATGA
- a CDS encoding MFS transporter, whose translation MQKQMKWPLILFAIGVFMAALDNGIITSSLTTLNASFGVSPTWGAWTITLYTLGLAVSVPIAGKLSDRYGRKKLFLIEVALFGIGSLLVALSTSFTFFLIARVIQALGGGGIFIIASSYVLSKFPAERQGTALGLLGGMNGVAAILGPNVGAFILDLTGNWHWLFLINVPIAILLFIAGIRYIQEEQELNRAAVDWSGIAVLTLGVLSLMYSFSNLDGVNMLQSLGSPMFYGFFLAGVIILVLFYFMEKRLEGSEREPVVSTQLLGIASFRWTLLIAFFSGAILASVIFIPGFVEQYLGVSNTASGYWFTPLALASGIGAGGGGYLVDRKGPIWTLSVAGLLSAIGFLLFPLWVEHIWQFVIASTLVGIGFGMMLGAPVNVLVTEQAGENNKGIAVATSSLFRQMAMAIAPTIFAGFLARSFINLGSNIQTGFADKGIQVPPEMLEQYASGGASGSDVSSLTEGLSQIPDAGIRDVLLQAVHQTTGQGYNGLFWSAVVFSVLTLVASLITGRLRQKEKSQHVESISTN comes from the coding sequence ATGCAAAAACAAATGAAATGGCCGCTAATCCTGTTTGCCATAGGGGTATTTATGGCTGCGCTGGATAACGGGATCATCACCTCTTCACTGACCACCTTAAATGCATCATTTGGTGTGTCGCCAACATGGGGAGCATGGACAATTACGCTTTACACGCTTGGGCTCGCAGTGAGTGTTCCTATTGCGGGCAAGTTGTCGGACCGTTATGGCCGCAAGAAACTATTTCTGATTGAAGTGGCGTTGTTTGGAATCGGGTCCCTGCTCGTCGCGTTGAGCACATCGTTTACCTTCTTCCTGATCGCTCGTGTCATTCAAGCTCTGGGCGGTGGGGGGATCTTTATCATTGCCAGCTCATACGTATTAAGCAAGTTCCCGGCGGAGCGACAAGGTACAGCCTTGGGTCTGCTCGGAGGGATGAATGGTGTTGCCGCTATTTTGGGACCAAATGTCGGTGCTTTTATACTGGATCTTACGGGCAACTGGCATTGGTTATTCCTGATCAATGTACCTATCGCCATTCTGCTATTCATAGCAGGTATTCGATATATTCAGGAAGAGCAGGAACTGAATCGTGCAGCAGTGGACTGGAGCGGCATTGCTGTCCTAACGTTGGGTGTACTCAGTTTAATGTATAGCTTCAGCAATCTGGACGGTGTGAACATGCTTCAAAGCTTGGGATCACCGATGTTCTACGGTTTCTTCTTGGCAGGTGTGATCATTCTGGTGCTCTTTTACTTCATGGAAAAAAGGCTGGAAGGATCTGAACGTGAACCTGTTGTATCGACACAGCTTCTGGGCATTGCGTCCTTTCGCTGGACGCTGTTGATTGCCTTTTTCTCCGGAGCCATTCTGGCCTCGGTGATCTTTATTCCCGGATTTGTTGAACAATATCTTGGTGTATCCAATACAGCTTCCGGGTACTGGTTTACTCCGCTCGCACTGGCATCTGGCATCGGGGCAGGTGGAGGTGGATATCTGGTTGACCGTAAAGGGCCAATCTGGACGTTATCCGTTGCGGGGCTGCTATCTGCGATTGGATTCCTGCTGTTCCCGCTATGGGTGGAGCATATCTGGCAATTTGTCATCGCGAGTACACTCGTAGGTATCGGCTTCGGCATGATGCTTGGTGCGCCAGTTAACGTACTTGTCACGGAACAGGCAGGGGAGAACAACAAAGGCATCGCGGTAGCGACCAGCTCGTTATTCCGCCAGATGGCGATGGCTATTGCACCTACGATTTTCGCTGGATTCCTGGCACGTTCTTTCATTAATCTGGGGTCCAACATTCAGACAGGATTCGCTGACAAAGGAATTCAGGTGCCGCCTGAAATGCTGGAGCAATATGCCTCGGGTGGAGCATCAGGGAGTGATGTATCCAGTCTGACAGAGGGCCTGTCCCAGATTCCTGATGCAGGTATCCGTGATGTGTTGCTCCAGGCAGTGCATCAAACGACAGGGCAGGGTTACAATGGCCTTTTCTGGTCTGCGGTGGTATTCAGTGTGCTTACGCTGGTAGCTTCGCTTATAACGGGACGTCTGCGTCAAAAAGAGAAGAGCCAACATGTGGAAAGTATATCCACAAACTGA
- a CDS encoding oligopeptide ABC transporter substrate-binding protein: protein MKKGLFSRGLFFTMMLVFVLVLAACSEKEAATPAPASNTEEGKTEEKPANEEGVYSIEDFNNVKTNEGTAIEGGSITFGLVSDTAFEGTLNFNFYSGNPDAQVLQWFDEGLLTWDKDYVYTNDGAATYETSEDGKTFTLTIRDNVNWHDGKPVTAEDLQFAYEVIGNKAYDGPRYDSNFTSVVGMDEYHAGKAKTISGIKVLSDKQISITYKESTPSLLTGGVWTYPLAKHIFGDMDVAKMSSSKEVREKPIGFGPFKVDVITPGESVTFVKNDDYWRGAPKLDGVTLKVINPTTVVQELKSGGVDLVDAFPTDQYKDNANLSNVEFLGTIDRAYTYIGFKLGTWDEENGKVVSNAEAKMGDKNLRKAMWMAVDNDQVGKRFYNGLRWNATTLIPPSHPEFHDSNNPGVAYDPEAAKALLDEAGYKLDGEFRTNPDGTPLEINFVSMTGGDTAEPLARYYVQSWAAIGLKVNLEMVEFNSFYDRVGNTGKDDPNIDVYQAAWGVGIDVDPSGLYGRDALYNFSRFSSEENDKLLAQGISAEAFDVDKRKEIYNQWQQYMVDEVPVFPTLYRAVVAPVNKRVMNYAIGDGTGVYLSDLQVNADKAVVAE from the coding sequence ATGAAAAAGGGATTATTTTCACGGGGACTATTTTTCACGATGATGTTGGTCTTTGTATTGGTGCTCGCAGCGTGCTCTGAGAAAGAAGCAGCTACTCCAGCTCCAGCTTCCAACACAGAAGAGGGAAAAACGGAGGAAAAACCTGCTAATGAAGAGGGCGTTTACTCCATTGAAGACTTCAACAATGTCAAAACGAATGAGGGTACTGCGATCGAAGGTGGATCGATTACATTCGGACTTGTATCAGATACTGCTTTTGAAGGTACACTGAACTTTAACTTCTATTCCGGTAACCCGGATGCACAGGTTCTTCAATGGTTCGATGAAGGCTTGCTGACTTGGGATAAAGACTATGTGTACACCAATGATGGTGCTGCAACATATGAGACTTCCGAAGATGGCAAAACGTTCACACTGACCATTCGCGACAATGTAAACTGGCATGATGGCAAGCCGGTAACGGCTGAAGATCTGCAGTTTGCTTATGAAGTGATCGGTAACAAAGCGTATGATGGTCCACGTTACGACTCCAACTTCACTAGTGTAGTAGGTATGGACGAGTATCATGCTGGAAAAGCAAAAACAATCTCTGGTATTAAAGTGCTGAGCGACAAACAAATCAGCATTACGTATAAAGAATCTACTCCGTCCCTGCTGACAGGTGGCGTATGGACATATCCACTGGCTAAACATATCTTCGGAGATATGGATGTAGCCAAAATGTCTTCTTCCAAAGAAGTACGTGAAAAACCAATTGGTTTTGGTCCATTTAAAGTGGATGTGATCACTCCAGGTGAGTCTGTAACTTTTGTTAAAAATGATGACTACTGGCGTGGAGCTCCAAAACTGGATGGTGTAACTCTGAAAGTTATCAACCCGACAACGGTTGTTCAAGAACTGAAATCTGGCGGGGTAGATCTCGTGGATGCATTCCCGACAGATCAATACAAAGACAATGCTAACCTGTCCAACGTAGAATTCCTGGGCACAATCGATCGTGCTTATACGTACATCGGTTTCAAACTGGGTACGTGGGATGAAGAGAACGGAAAAGTTGTAAGCAATGCCGAAGCAAAAATGGGCGACAAAAACTTGCGTAAAGCAATGTGGATGGCTGTAGATAACGATCAAGTAGGTAAACGTTTCTATAATGGTCTGCGTTGGAATGCAACAACGCTGATTCCACCGTCTCACCCAGAATTCCATGATTCCAACAATCCGGGTGTAGCATATGATCCAGAAGCAGCGAAAGCATTGCTTGACGAAGCTGGTTACAAACTGGATGGTGAATTCCGTACGAATCCGGATGGAACACCACTCGAAATCAACTTTGTATCCATGACTGGTGGCGACACAGCTGAACCATTGGCTCGTTATTATGTTCAATCATGGGCAGCTATTGGTTTGAAAGTAAACCTGGAAATGGTTGAATTCAACAGCTTCTATGACCGTGTAGGTAACACAGGTAAAGATGATCCGAATATTGATGTGTATCAAGCAGCATGGGGCGTTGGTATTGACGTAGATCCATCTGGTCTGTATGGCCGCGATGCACTCTACAACTTCTCCAGATTCTCCAGCGAAGAGAATGACAAATTGCTGGCACAAGGTATCTCTGCTGAAGCATTTGATGTAGACAAGCGTAAAGAGATCTACAATCAATGGCAGCAATACATGGTAGATGAAGTTCCTGTATTCCCTACACTGTATCGTGCAGTTGTAGCACCAGTTAACAAACGTGTAATGAACTATGCGATTGGTGATGGAACAGGCGTTTACCTGAGCGACCTGCAAGTTAATGCAGACAAAGCAGTTGTAGCTGAGTAA
- a CDS encoding ABC transporter permease — translation MSKANEVVVTSQKVDKSPSSLSILWRELVRDKVALISLIFLGLVMLLVYGTSLILNQDDIVRVDLFALYEPPSAKYWLGTDYGGRDVFGQLVIGTRNSLTIGIIVTLMTGFIGILIGLLSGYFGGMIDNLFMRVVDFFMILPMLMIVIAFVTAVPKYNIISFSLIMTAFLWMGIARLIRSKALQERELDYVKASKTLGSSHLKIMLSQVLPNLSSIIIVTMTLNLAANIGLESGLSFLGFGFPESTPSLGTLVSYARNPQTLESRWWIWLPASVLILVLMLSINNVGQALKRATDARQRRG, via the coding sequence ATGAGCAAGGCCAACGAGGTAGTTGTAACTTCACAAAAGGTTGATAAAAGCCCCTCCAGCTTGAGTATTTTATGGAGGGAGCTTGTCAGAGATAAGGTGGCACTAATCTCGCTCATTTTCTTGGGCTTGGTCATGTTGCTGGTATATGGCACGTCTCTCATTCTGAATCAGGATGATATCGTACGCGTGGATCTGTTTGCCTTATATGAACCGCCATCCGCGAAATATTGGCTTGGAACGGACTATGGAGGTCGTGATGTATTTGGCCAACTGGTCATCGGTACACGTAACTCCCTGACCATTGGAATTATCGTAACGTTAATGACTGGCTTCATAGGTATCTTAATTGGCCTTTTATCCGGTTATTTCGGTGGAATGATAGACAACCTGTTTATGCGTGTTGTTGATTTCTTCATGATCCTTCCCATGTTGATGATTGTTATTGCGTTTGTTACGGCAGTACCGAAATACAATATCATCTCGTTCTCTCTTATCATGACGGCATTTCTCTGGATGGGTATCGCCAGATTGATTCGCTCCAAAGCATTACAGGAACGGGAACTGGATTATGTAAAAGCTTCAAAAACATTGGGCTCTTCTCATCTGAAGATTATGCTCTCACAGGTTCTTCCGAATCTGAGTTCCATTATCATCGTAACGATGACATTGAATCTCGCTGCCAACATTGGCCTCGAATCCGGGCTGTCTTTCCTAGGGTTTGGTTTTCCCGAAAGTACGCCTAGTCTTGGAACACTCGTAAGTTATGCACGTAATCCGCAAACCCTGGAATCCAGATGGTGGATATGGCTACCCGCATCGGTACTGATTCTGGTATTGATGTTGAGTATAAATAATGTCGGTCAAGCCCTAAAGCGTGCGACTGATGCAAGACAAAGAAGAGGTTAA
- a CDS encoding DUF2232 domain-containing protein, with protein sequence MKFSFKSAVWSAVYLLLLLSLLTPLSVLAIFFMMIPGVILYASLSLKSFIWHLVPVAVILVVFHPIYLLLLLIFTLPAIVMGHAYKTRKSALFALMAGSGMMLAEYLLLLLVGSVIFQFDLSSYIEDVVKLTIEPLTNTSNQMINGFAWTPEMTEDVAKQTQLMIPFALVVTSMVMAFITHAIARPILNVMGVVVSKLPPAREWRMPRALIWYYFLALLIEVISRQSDGTYWTMIAMNLSPLINLGFMIQAIGFFFFLSHTKKWNPVIPYFLAAAVFFIGPLRIIGIIDLAFPLREAISKSKR encoded by the coding sequence TTGAAATTTAGCTTTAAATCAGCTGTTTGGAGCGCAGTCTATCTGCTCTTGCTACTTTCGCTGTTAACTCCTTTATCGGTACTTGCCATATTTTTTATGATGATTCCGGGAGTTATTTTGTATGCTTCATTATCTTTAAAATCATTTATATGGCATCTCGTGCCCGTAGCTGTTATTTTGGTCGTATTCCACCCCATCTATCTGTTACTATTGCTCATCTTTACCCTGCCTGCGATCGTTATGGGCCACGCGTATAAAACACGCAAATCAGCCCTGTTCGCCCTGATGGCGGGAAGTGGCATGATGTTGGCAGAATACTTGTTGTTGCTCTTGGTCGGCAGTGTCATTTTCCAATTCGACCTGTCCAGTTATATTGAAGATGTGGTCAAGTTGACCATTGAACCGTTAACCAATACATCGAATCAAATGATCAACGGGTTTGCATGGACACCTGAGATGACCGAGGATGTTGCGAAACAAACACAGCTTATGATTCCATTTGCTCTCGTTGTCACATCGATGGTAATGGCCTTTATTACACACGCCATAGCTCGTCCGATCCTGAACGTGATGGGTGTGGTGGTATCGAAGCTTCCACCAGCGAGAGAATGGCGTATGCCGCGTGCATTGATCTGGTATTATTTCCTTGCTCTCTTGATCGAAGTGATCTCCAGACAAAGTGATGGAACATACTGGACCATGATTGCCATGAATCTGTCCCCGTTAATTAATCTGGGCTTCATGATTCAAGCGATCGGTTTCTTCTTCTTTCTCTCACATACAAAGAAATGGAATCCGGTTATACCATATTTCCTGGCGGCTGCGGTCTTCTTCATTGGTCCGCTTCGGATTATCGGAATTATCGATCTGGCGTTCCCGCTTCGTGAGGCAATATCGAAATCAAAACGATAG
- a CDS encoding LCP family protein, whose amino-acid sequence MKSRTKEKKKRRKGLYITLVSLVVLLIGGYLFRQQLAVAAFDLFLAGSVEDQLSRSYVPQEGNNTPDPTVYRKEPFSVLLLGSDKRAYEKTRGRSDTVIYAVVRPKESRVLLVSIPRDTYVQIVGRDANKDGVDDYDKLAHAYAFGGENMSINTVEKFLDADVGYYATINFDGIKKVVDALGGVKLPIDEDIVNKNPDHVQFTIEGGKPIYDGQEALYYVRYREDSDFNRTKRQQIFLNAMANEMLNLNQIAKIPELIQIMGDSFQTDMRASFIIDLAKQVLTQEKPQISSFTILGEGMKKDGIYYGQADEKDVQYAKELINNWMDQSTPAGEVMIPDRQKIE is encoded by the coding sequence ATGAAAAGCAGAACTAAAGAAAAGAAGAAAAGAAGAAAAGGCCTATATATAACGCTCGTTTCACTTGTTGTTTTATTAATAGGAGGGTATTTGTTCCGTCAGCAACTGGCTGTAGCGGCATTTGATCTGTTTCTCGCCGGTTCGGTAGAAGATCAGCTATCCCGCTCTTATGTACCGCAAGAAGGCAACAACACGCCTGATCCAACGGTATACCGTAAGGAACCATTCTCCGTATTACTGCTCGGTTCGGATAAACGCGCCTATGAGAAAACGCGTGGACGTTCGGATACCGTCATCTATGCTGTAGTACGTCCCAAGGAGTCCCGTGTGCTGTTGGTATCCATTCCACGTGATACGTATGTGCAGATTGTGGGACGCGATGCCAACAAGGACGGCGTAGATGATTATGATAAGCTGGCGCATGCCTATGCTTTTGGTGGGGAGAATATGTCCATCAATACGGTGGAGAAATTTCTTGATGCCGACGTGGGTTATTATGCAACGATCAACTTCGACGGAATCAAAAAAGTGGTTGATGCGCTTGGTGGTGTAAAACTGCCAATTGATGAGGACATTGTGAACAAAAACCCGGATCATGTGCAATTCACGATTGAAGGCGGTAAGCCGATCTATGACGGGCAGGAAGCACTGTATTATGTAAGATACCGTGAGGATAGCGACTTTAATCGTACCAAGCGGCAGCAGATTTTCCTCAACGCGATGGCGAATGAAATGCTGAATTTGAATCAAATCGCCAAAATTCCGGAATTGATTCAGATCATGGGAGACAGCTTCCAGACGGATATGCGAGCTTCTTTCATTATTGATCTGGCTAAACAAGTGCTTACTCAGGAGAAACCGCAGATTTCAAGCTTCACCATTCTGGGTGAGGGGATGAAAAAAGACGGTATCTATTATGGTCAGGCTGACGAGAAAGATGTCCAATATGCCAAAGAGCTGATTAACAACTGGATGGATCAATCGACCCCAGCCGGTGAAGTAATGATCCCTGACCGGCAAAAGATTGAATAA
- a CDS encoding MazG-like family protein: MPKELDVAKRAKVIEWLKTEVLDQVSRLFKALWEGSTTRIGDSLASLIMSSYILGRRLGIPFKDLDALLVEKLKKHKQEGHQLEDWYQDISALEDHMRKR; the protein is encoded by the coding sequence ATGCCTAAAGAACTGGATGTAGCCAAACGCGCTAAAGTGATTGAATGGCTGAAAACCGAAGTACTTGATCAGGTATCCCGATTATTCAAGGCGTTATGGGAAGGCAGTACAACTCGAATCGGGGACAGTCTTGCCAGTTTGATTATGAGTAGTTACATATTGGGCCGCAGGCTCGGTATTCCTTTCAAGGATCTGGATGCACTGCTAGTTGAGAAGTTAAAAAAGCATAAACAGGAAGGTCACCAGCTTGAAGACTGGTACCAGGATATTTCCGCGCTAGAAGATCATATGCGTAAGAGGTGA
- a CDS encoding D-alanyl-D-alanine carboxypeptidase family protein — MKKWWKRAGMLLALLLIIYLGVKPDMLVGKPGIKAESAVLMDMNSEQILMDYNGSEGIAPAGVSKLMTELLVMEAVINGDIGWNDLVNVSLYASSVGGSQLTLKQGEQFTVQELFEVVAVYSANDAAVALAEHISGTEQKFVQQMNQKATQIGLSEDTQFTNSTGLSEKLLGPNRPMEIQGQTLMTAIDACKLARYLLNNHPEILRISSQMQVSMHQKGMYMSNTNWMLSSIGGPYAYDGNDGLKTGYDEDSGYHFVGTAERDGKRLISVVFGTDTREGRFVETRKLFNYGFSGN, encoded by the coding sequence ATGAAAAAATGGTGGAAACGGGCAGGTATGCTGCTGGCTCTCTTGCTTATTATATATTTGGGTGTGAAACCGGACATGCTGGTAGGTAAACCGGGAATTAAAGCTGAATCTGCGGTATTAATGGATATGAATTCTGAACAGATCTTAATGGATTATAACGGCTCCGAAGGGATTGCTCCGGCAGGCGTCAGTAAGTTGATGACAGAACTGTTAGTAATGGAGGCCGTGATCAATGGTGATATAGGCTGGAATGATCTTGTTAATGTGAGTCTGTATGCCAGCTCCGTGGGGGGCAGTCAACTGACCCTGAAACAGGGAGAGCAATTCACCGTTCAGGAGTTGTTCGAGGTCGTAGCTGTCTATTCAGCCAATGATGCAGCGGTTGCTCTGGCTGAACATATCAGTGGTACAGAGCAGAAGTTTGTGCAACAGATGAATCAGAAAGCAACTCAGATTGGGCTGTCTGAGGATACACAATTCACGAATTCAACGGGCCTCAGTGAAAAGTTGCTTGGTCCTAACCGTCCGATGGAAATACAAGGGCAGACTTTAATGACGGCTATAGATGCATGCAAGCTTGCGCGATATCTGCTGAATAACCATCCCGAGATTTTAAGAATCTCCAGTCAAATGCAAGTATCAATGCATCAAAAAGGGATGTACATGAGTAACACGAACTGGATGTTGTCCTCTATTGGTGGGCCGTATGCTTATGATGGGAATGACGGATTGAAGACCGGGTACGATGAAGATTCCGGATATCATTTTGTGGGGACAGCTGAACGTGATGGCAAAAGACTAATTTCAGTTGTATTTGGAACAGATACTCGTGAAGGGCGTTTTGTGGAGACACGGAAGTTGTTCAACTATGGATTTTCGGGAAACTGA